Below is a window of Streptomyces spongiicola DNA.
GGCTGGCGCTGATCGTCCTGCTTGCCGCGACCTTCATGGATCTGCTCGACGTCAACATCGTCACCGTGGCGATCCCGAGCATCCAGGAGGACCTCGGCGCCTCCTCGGCCGCCGTCCAGGCGCTGAACGTCGGTTACACCCTGTCCTTCGCCGTCACTCTGATCACCGGCGGCCGTCTCGGTGACATCTTCGGCCGCAAGCGAGCCTTCCTGTTCGGCGTCGTCGGCTTCGTCGTGGCCTCGGCCCTGTGCGCCTTCGCCCCCAGCGCCGAAGTCCTCGTGGCCTCCCGGGTTCTGCAGGGCATCGCCGCCGCGATCATGGTGCCGCAGGTCCTGGCGATCATCTACGTGACCTTCCCGGCAGAGGAGATCGGACGGGTCGTCGGCCTGTACGCCAGCATGATCGGCCTGGCCATCGTCGCCGGACCGTTGCTGGGCGGCGTGCTGATCTCCTGGAGTCCGGCCGACCTGGGATGGCGGACCGTCTTCGTGGTCAACCTGCCGTTCGGCGTGGCCGCCCTGATCGCCGGCTCGATGTGGATGCGAGAGTCGAAGTCGCCCCGCGCCACCCGGCTGGACCTGGTCGGCATGGTGCTGGTGAGCACCGGCCTGCTGGTGCTGCTGCTGCCCCTGCTGCGCGGCCGCGAACTCGGCTGGCCGGCCTGGAGCATCGCCTCGCTCATCGCCTCCGTGCCGGTCCTCGTGGCGTTCGTGTACTACGAGCGGTACAAGACCGCCAAGGACGGCTCGCCGCTGGTCGTCCTCTCCCTGTTCAAGATCCGGACCTTCGGTGCCGGGGTCGGCGCCCAACTGCTGTTCAGCTGCATCCCGGCCGGGTTCTTCCTCAGCTGGACGCTCTATCTGCAGGGCGGTCTCGGCTGGTCGGCGCTGCACACCGGTCTCACCGCGATCCCGTTCTCGCTGGGCGTCCCGATCGCCGGCAACCTCGCCGTCCGCAAACTGTTCCCCCTCTACGGCCGCAACTGCCTGTTCGCGGGGGCGGTGCTGATGATGGCCGGGCTCCTGCTGTACGCCTGGATCGCCGACCAGGCCGGCGACGGGATCACCTCCTGGCACGCCGTCGTCCCGATGCTGCTGCTCGGCTCCGGCATGGGCATGCTGCTGGCCCCGCTGACCGGCATGACCATCAGCGATGTCGAGCCGCGAGAGGCCGGCGCGGCGTCCGGCCTGATCAACGCGGCCGGTCAGCTCGGCGCCGCCCTCGGTGTAGCCGTCATCGGTGCGATCTTCTTCTCCGGCCTCGCCTCCCATGCGGGCACGCAAGCCGACCGGGTGCTGCCGAGCGCCCAGGTCGTCGCCTCGCAGCAAGCCGAGATCCGGGCCTGCGCCGTCGACGCCCACAGCCAGGCCGACCTCACCGCCGTGCCCGAGTCCTGCCGCGCCCTCGCCGGGGACGATCCCGCCGAGCAGAAGGCGATCGGAAACACCCTGGCCGAGATCAACTCCAGGACGTTCACCGCCTCCTTCAGCGAAGCCCTCTACTGGGCGTCCGCAGGCCTGGCCGCGGTGATCTGCCTGCTGTTCCTGCTGCCGCGGCAACCGCGGCGGCTGGGAGTGTCCTGACCGTCCCCGTCCCCCCGACACCTGAGGAGCACCACCACCATGCCCCGCAAGAGTTACCAGATCATCGTCTACGGCAAATTCGCGCCGCTCGACGACGACCAGCGCGCCAAGCTGCTGGCCGTGGCCGACAAGCACGATCTGTTCCAGTCGAAGTTCACCGAGGAGGGCACCGTCACCTATGAGCGGACCCTGCTCACCTTCACCTTCCGCTGTGTCGTGAAGGCCGACGCCGAGGACAAGATCGACGAGGTCGTCGCCGGGGCCGAGGAACTGGCTACGGCCGCCGTCCGAGACCTCGGCGCCGATGTGCGCGATCTGCGGTCCGTCTGCACCGACCTGGAAACCATCAAGATCAAGCGGCGGGGACGATGACGCCCGAGACATTCACCGTTCTCCTTTCCGACTCCGCTCTGCGGCGGGTTTTCTCGGCCATAGCCCTGGGCTCGTCGACGTCCGCGGAGATTCTCGCCGCGACCGGGCTCGCCGCCCCTCAGGCCGCCCCGGCGATCGGCCGGCTGCTGCGCGAAGGCCTGGTAGTCGCCCAGGGCCGGGGCCGGCTGGCCGTCGACGAGGCCGCCCTGGACGCCGCGGCCGAGATCGCCGGACGCCGCCAGCAGGAGCAGGCGGAGGCCGAACAGCCCGATCCCGGGCTGCGCGGCTACGTCCGTGGCACTGTGCTGGTCCGACTGCCGGAGGACGACGACGAGACCCGGCGGGCCGTGCTAGACCACGTCGCGGCGACGACCTTCGAGGCCGACCGGGAGTACGACGAGCGCACCGTGACCGATCTGCTGCGGCCGTGGTGCGAGGGCACCACCGTGGACCCGGTCTCGCTGCGGCGGTTCCTGGTCGACGACGGCTTCCTGCACCGCGCGTCGGGCGCCTACCGGCTCGTTTCCCTCGTCGGGCCCCGGCAGTCATCCTGAGCCCGCCGCAACCGGCGAGGGCCGCGGGCACCGGACGGCCTCCAGGACGGCGGCCTGGTAGGGCGTGAGCACCGGCGCCGGCGGGGCGGACGTCGGCCAGTGCGGGTCGCGGCCGTACGTGAAGAGCGTGCCGAGCGACGACAGCATGGCCCGGCGTTCGGTCCGCCGGCGGCCGGAGGGCAGCACCTCCCCCGGCCGTCCGGCGCTCTCCAGCGTCTGCCGCAGGCTGCTGAGCAGCACCGGATGGGTGCTGACCTCGACGAAGATCTCATGACCGTCCTCGGCCAGCCGGCCGGTGGCGGCGGCGAACCGGACCGGCTCCCGCAGGTTGCGCATCCAGTACGCCGGCCCGAGCTCGGTGCCGGGCACCGGCGCCGCGGTCACGGTCGAGTAGAGCGGCACCCGTGACGGCACCGGGCTCAGCGAGCGCAGCGCCGTGGCCAGGCCGTCGCGGAGTTCATCGACGTAGTGGCTGTGCGAGGCGACCGTGCCCCGTACCATCCGGCAGTAGACGCCGCGTCGGTCGAGGTCCTCGACCACCGCAGTCAGCATGTCGGTGTCCCCAGCCAGCACGGTCGAGCGGGGACTGTTCTCCCC
It encodes the following:
- a CDS encoding DUF2087 domain-containing protein, which translates into the protein MTPETFTVLLSDSALRRVFSAIALGSSTSAEILAATGLAAPQAAPAIGRLLREGLVVAQGRGRLAVDEAALDAAAEIAGRRQQEQAEAEQPDPGLRGYVRGTVLVRLPEDDDETRRAVLDHVAATTFEADREYDERTVTDLLRPWCEGTTVDPVSLRRFLVDDGFLHRASGAYRLVSLVGPRQSS
- a CDS encoding DUF6204 family protein → MPRKSYQIIVYGKFAPLDDDQRAKLLAVADKHDLFQSKFTEEGTVTYERTLLTFTFRCVVKADAEDKIDEVVAGAEELATAAVRDLGADVRDLRSVCTDLETIKIKRRGR
- a CDS encoding MFS transporter, encoding MSEEATSTTAEAALGPPVAADGPDPKRWLALIVLLAATFMDLLDVNIVTVAIPSIQEDLGASSAAVQALNVGYTLSFAVTLITGGRLGDIFGRKRAFLFGVVGFVVASALCAFAPSAEVLVASRVLQGIAAAIMVPQVLAIIYVTFPAEEIGRVVGLYASMIGLAIVAGPLLGGVLISWSPADLGWRTVFVVNLPFGVAALIAGSMWMRESKSPRATRLDLVGMVLVSTGLLVLLLPLLRGRELGWPAWSIASLIASVPVLVAFVYYERYKTAKDGSPLVVLSLFKIRTFGAGVGAQLLFSCIPAGFFLSWTLYLQGGLGWSALHTGLTAIPFSLGVPIAGNLAVRKLFPLYGRNCLFAGAVLMMAGLLLYAWIADQAGDGITSWHAVVPMLLLGSGMGMLLAPLTGMTISDVEPREAGAASGLINAAGQLGAALGVAVIGAIFFSGLASHAGTQADRVLPSAQVVASQQAEIRACAVDAHSQADLTAVPESCRALAGDDPAEQKAIGNTLAEINSRTFTASFSEALYWASAGLAAVICLLFLLPRQPRRLGVS